A part of Sulfurimonas sp. HSL-1716 genomic DNA contains:
- the fliG gene encoding flagellar motor switch protein FliG, with the protein MNLSSAQQAQFEEMSMTEKIAILLLQLGEDVTANIFSHLSVDSITEISKFIATNRSIDKAVATAILEEFHAIVQSSQYLTSGGMEYARELLYRTLGPDEAKKVLDKLSKSMQNSQNFAYLSKIKPQQLSDFIINEHPQTIALILAHMDATAAADVLGYFSDDLRAEVAMRMAKLGDISPSVIKRVSAVLESKLESLASYKVEVGGPRAVADVFNRLGAKASKATLSSIEQIDEELASAIKEMMFTFEDISKLDNNAIREVLKASDKQDLMLALKSAAEDLKEKFFANMSQRARDTFEEEMQFMGAVKMKDVEAAQRKIVEVVTQLAEQGLVQMGESEEMIE; encoded by the coding sequence ATGAATCTTTCTTCAGCACAGCAGGCTCAATTCGAAGAGATGTCGATGACCGAGAAGATCGCAATACTCCTATTACAGCTTGGAGAAGATGTCACGGCCAATATATTTTCGCACCTTTCTGTGGATTCGATCACCGAGATATCAAAGTTCATCGCCACAAACAGATCTATAGACAAGGCAGTGGCTACCGCGATATTAGAAGAGTTTCACGCCATTGTACAGTCAAGCCAGTATTTGACTTCAGGCGGTATGGAATACGCACGAGAGCTGTTATACCGTACGCTGGGACCCGATGAGGCGAAAAAAGTTTTGGACAAACTTTCAAAAAGTATGCAGAACTCACAAAACTTCGCATATCTTTCCAAGATCAAACCGCAGCAGCTTTCCGACTTTATTATCAACGAGCATCCTCAGACGATCGCGCTTATTTTGGCTCATATGGACGCTACGGCAGCGGCGGACGTCTTGGGATATTTTTCAGATGATCTTCGTGCCGAAGTCGCTATGAGGATGGCAAAGCTCGGAGATATTTCACCGTCTGTTATCAAGCGTGTCAGCGCCGTGCTGGAATCGAAACTGGAATCTCTTGCAAGCTACAAGGTCGAAGTCGGCGGACCGCGAGCCGTTGCGGATGTATTTAACCGTCTGGGTGCAAAAGCCTCCAAAGCTACTCTCAGTTCTATCGAACAGATCGATGAAGAGCTTGCATCTGCTATTAAAGAGATGATGTTCACGTTTGAAGATATCTCCAAACTCGACAATAACGCGATCAGGGAAGTGCTCAAAGCTTCGGACAAGCAAGACCTTATGCTTGCGCTTAAAAGTGCGGCTGAAGATCTCAAAGAGAAATTCTTTGCAAATATGTCCCAGCGTGCGCGTGATACGTTTGAAGAGGAGATGCAGTTTATGGGTGCGGTTAAAATGAAAGATGTCGAAGCCGCACAGCGTAAGATCGTAGAGGTCGTAACACAGCTTGCCGAGCAGGGACTTGTTCAGATGGGCGAATCAGAAGAGATGATAGAGTAG